From one Ammospiza caudacuta isolate bAmmCau1 chromosome 8, bAmmCau1.pri, whole genome shotgun sequence genomic stretch:
- the C8H2orf66 gene encoding uncharacterized protein C2orf66 homolog, producing MWKGLLLGLCVVLAVRGLAKGAPFQPEDKWKPLDNPRNRDLFFRTLQAYFSGRGLDLRKFPATFTVNNEGSRLYSDPIASAFADYEEKKKSFQNYFKG from the exons ATGTGGAAAGGGCTGCTCCTGGGTCTGTGTGTAGTATTGGCTGTGAGAGGACTGGCAAAGGGGGCTCCTTTCCAACCAGAAGATAAATGGAAGCCTCTTGATAACCCCAGAAACAGAGACCTG TTTTTCAGAACACTCCAGGCTTACTTCTCGGGCAGGGGTCTGGATCTCAGGAAGTTCCCAGCCACTTTCACTGTGAACAATGAAGGATCAAGGCTCTACTCAGATCCTATTGCTTCTGCATTTGCCGattatgaagaaaagaaaaaatcctttcagaaCTATTTCAAAGGCTGA
- the PGAP1 gene encoding GPI inositol-deacylase isoform X1: MFLYEENRCSMTYMYEYPEYLKIKLPKKTARRYPAYELYLYGEGNYAEENKNLLLTGIPVLFLPGNAGSYKQVRSLGSIALRKAEDVDFKYHFNFFSVNFNEELVALYGGSLQRQTKFVHECIKVILKLYKDQEFAPSSVAIVGHSMGGLVARALLTLKNFKPELINLLITQATPHVAPVMPLDKYLTDFYTAVNNHWILKAQDLRNLTTLSVAGGFRDYQVRSGLAFLPRLSQHDSALSVVSSAVPRAWASTDHLSIVWCKELILATIRAFFDLIDENTRQITEDPKKRMSVLNHHFVRHPAKMYEENPEAFTHLTGAFNWITVKASKWTYSVYNDSDGKYFSFPLASHRKSYSHVYCENSMLDTSSWIYGCMNTNSSMCLEAADLSWRAELLPTTKVVMLKLLDYPSLSHIVIQVPPAVGNKYTLGCEFFKEDSRTVQLPVTHIFSFGFSSSKILLNSTGLLYNVQLQHFSQIYQAFKIYIDSHCQSLKERKPSVYRLHIPWSYEDSITVAKVPSLAEISAKLHIAQPHSDSSLPELNIYSSPDCQYEVILKTSLLQVLGQIVRFHAGAFPVYIVSNILLTYGGQLSTLRSTGQCSDFSLQLVRTAKPYKVEPLISIVVFLQGFNWFREIWESLSLPEVDAAVLSSQDAWFPLVSLILFLFGTGIAYWSGVFFSTSLRLFSSLWLSLIRPPELQKDKLITPSRLCGMISLALVSWTTCGAFAVLIIYLQYLFKVVKLHVTVRAEQNMHNRDSGHSKETSQNSSTHTVKAQGSVDSIPEATQSPSNSETSAEAANSLKMHTTVLNLFTWIVLLNLPSLIYWLKNLRYNVRLDPDPCRTTAIMLVCILKILMNSSTSEVKSSKLLKIAAKVPLPLSVAMLAFGRMHLYRVPHFVTFSLLLHVLCCFV, from the exons ATGTTCCTCTACGAGGAGAACCGGTGCAGCATGACCTACATGTACGAGTACCCCGAGTACCTG aaaataaaattacccAAGAAAACAGCCAGACGATACCCAGCATATGAGCTGTATCTCTATGGGGAAGGGAACTAtgctgaagaaaacaaaaatctcctATTGACAGGAATTCCAGTTCTCTTTCTGCCTGGGAATGCTGGCAGTTACAAACAAG taCGTTCTCTTGGCTCCATTGCACTTAGAAAAGCAGAAGATGTTGACTTCAAGtatcattttaatttcttcagtgtCAACTTTAATGAGGAGTTGGTTGCATTGTATGGTGGCAGCCTGCAACGACAGACCAAGTTTGTGCATGAGTGCATCAAAGTAATCCTTAAGCTGTACAAG GATCAGGAATTTGCCCCGAGCAGTGTGGCAATAGTTGGGCATTCCATGGGTGGTCTTGTTGCAAGAGCATTGCTCACTCTGAAGAATTTTAAGCCTGAACTCATAAACCTGCTCATTACACAAGCCACACCTCATGTTGCACCTGTAATGCCTTTGGACAAATATCTTACTG atttttataCAGCTGTAAACAATCATTGGATTCTAAAGGCCCAAGATTTAAGAAATTTAACTACCCTTTCTGTGGCGGGAGGATTCAGAGATTACCAAGTTCGTTCAGGACTGGCTTTTCTACCAAGATTGAGTCAACATGACAGTGCCTTATCTGTTGTG agctcagctgtgcctAGAGCTTGGGCCTCAACTGACCATCTCTCCATAGTGTG GTGCAAAGAACTGATCCTGGCTACCATTAGAGCTTTTTTTGATCTCATAGATGAAAACACAAGGCAG ATAACTGAGGATCCAAAGAAGAGAATGTCTGTATTGAATCACCACTTTGTGAGACACCCTGCAAAGATGTATGAGGAAAATCCTGAAGCTTTTACACACCTCACAG gaGCTTTCAATTGGATTACAGTCAAAGCCTCAAAATGGACTTACTCAGTTTACAAT gattctgatggaaaatatttctcatttcctCTTGCAAGCCACAGAAAATCATACAGTCATGTTTACTGTGAAAATAGTATGTTG GACACAAGTAGCTGGATTTATGGCTGCATGAACACTAATTCATCAATGTG CCTGGAAGCTGCTGATTTATCCTGGAGAGCTGAGTTACTTCCAACCACCAAG gTTGTAATGCTGAAACTCCTGGACTATCCTTCTTTGTCCCACATTGTCATTCAGGTGCCACCTGCAGTTGGCAATAAG TATACTTTGGGCTGTGAATTCTTCAAAGAGGATTCCAGAACAGTCCAGCTCCCTGTAACACACATTTTTTCATTTG GGTTTTCTTCAAGCAAAATTCTCTTAAATTCAACTGGATTACTTTACAATGTACAGCTCCAGCACTTCAGCCAG ATATATCAAGCTTTCAAAATTTATATAGACAGTCACTGCCAGTCACTCAAAG aaagaaaaccaaGTGTTTATAGACTTCATATCCCCTGGTCATATGAAGACTCAATAACTGTAGCAAA AGTTCCATCTCTTGCTGAGATTTCTGCCAAACTGCACATTGCTCAGCCCCACAGTGACAGCAGCCTTCCAGAGTTAAACATCTACTCTTCCCCAGACTGTCAGTATGAA GTAATTCTGAAGACATCACTTCTACAGGTTCTTGGGCAA ATAGTAAGGTTCCATGCTGGTGCTTTTCCAGTCTATATTGTTTCTAATATTCTTCTTACTTATGGAGGACAACTGAGCACATTGAGATCAACAG GCCAGTGTTCAGACTTCTCCCTCCAACTAGTTAGGACAGCAAAGCCCTACAAAGTAGAACCTCTTATAAGCATTGTTGTGTTTCTGCAGGG GTTTAACTGGTTTAGAGAGATATGggagtcactgtcactgccagaGGTGGATGCTGCTGTACTGAGTAGTCAGGATGCATGGTTCCCCCTTGTGTCCCTGATTCTATTTCTTTTTGGGACAGGCATTGCCTACTGGAGTGGAGTATTTTTCTCTACATCTCTGAGACTCTTCTCTTCATTATGGTTATCTCTGATTAG accTCCTGAACTTCAGAAAGATAAGTTGATTACACCCAGCAGACTCTGTGGGATGATATCTCTTGCTTTGGTTAGCTGGACCACTTGTGGTGCATTTGCTGTGCTCATTATTTATCTCCAATACTTGTTCAAG GTTGTAAAACTGCATGTAACTGTAAGAGCAGAGCAAAACATGCACAACAGG GATTCAGGCCACTCAAAAGAAACTTCACAGAACTCCAGTACACACACAGTCAAAGCCCAGGGTTCAGTGGACAGCATTCCAGAAGCAACACAGTCTCCCTCCAACAGTGAAACATCTGCTGAAGCTGCTAACAGTCTTAAGATGCACACTACAGTCCTTAATTTATTCACGTGGATTGTGCTGCTCAACTTGCCATCTTTAATTTATTGGTTAAAAAACCTCAG GTACAATGTTAGGCTTGATCCTGATCCCTGTAGAACCACAGCTATTATGCTTGTATGCATCTTAAAAATCCTCATGAATTCAAGTACTTCTGAAGTGAAATCAAG TAAACTCTTGAAGATTGCAGCCAAAGTTCCACTCCCTTTGTCTGTTGCAATGCTGGCCTTTGGACGAATGCATTTATACAGAGTCCCACACTTTGTAaccttttctcttcttctacACGTGCTGTGCTGTTTTGTGTAA
- the PGAP1 gene encoding GPI inositol-deacylase isoform X2 — translation MFLYEENRCSMTYMYEYPEYLKIKLPKKTARRYPAYELYLYGEGNYAEENKNLLLTGIPVLFLPGNAGSYKQVRSLGSIALRKAEDVDFKYHFNFFSVNFNEELVALYGGSLQRQTKFVHECIKVILKLYKDQEFAPSSVAIVGHSMGGLVARALLTLKNFKPELINLLITQATPHVAPVMPLDKYLTDFYTAVNNHWILKAQDLRNLTTLSVAGGFRDYQVRSGLAFLPRLSQHDSALSVVSSAVPRAWASTDHLSIVWCKELILATIRAFFDLIDENTRQITEDPKKRMSVLNHHFVRHPAKMYEENPEAFTHLTGAFNWITVKASKWTYSVYNDSDGKYFSFPLASHRKSYSHVYCENSMLDTSSWIYGCMNTNSSMCLEAADLSWRAELLPTTKVVMLKLLDYPSLSHIVIQVPPAVGNKYTLGCEFFKEDSRTVQLPVTHIFSFGFSSSKILLNSTGLLYNVQLQHFSQIYQAFKIYIDSHCQSLKERKPSVYRLHIPWSYEDSITVAKVPSLAEISAKLHIAQPHSDSSLPELNIYSSPDCQYEVILKTSLLQVLGQIVRFHAGAFPVYIVSNILLTYGGQLSTLRSTGQCSDFSLQLVRTAKPYKVEPLISIVVFLQGFNWFREIWESLSLPEVDAAVLSSQDAWFPLVSLILFLFGTGIAYWSGVFFSTSLRLFSSLWLSLIRPPELQKDKLITPSRLCGMISLALVSWTTCGAFAVLIIYLQYLFKPVHIFVTSVFHFQDSGHSKETSQNSSTHTVKAQGSVDSIPEATQSPSNSETSAEAANSLKMHTTVLNLFTWIVLLNLPSLIYWLKNLRYNVRLDPDPCRTTAIMLVCILKILMNSSTSEVKSSKLLKIAAKVPLPLSVAMLAFGRMHLYRVPHFVTFSLLLHVLCCFV, via the exons ATGTTCCTCTACGAGGAGAACCGGTGCAGCATGACCTACATGTACGAGTACCCCGAGTACCTG aaaataaaattacccAAGAAAACAGCCAGACGATACCCAGCATATGAGCTGTATCTCTATGGGGAAGGGAACTAtgctgaagaaaacaaaaatctcctATTGACAGGAATTCCAGTTCTCTTTCTGCCTGGGAATGCTGGCAGTTACAAACAAG taCGTTCTCTTGGCTCCATTGCACTTAGAAAAGCAGAAGATGTTGACTTCAAGtatcattttaatttcttcagtgtCAACTTTAATGAGGAGTTGGTTGCATTGTATGGTGGCAGCCTGCAACGACAGACCAAGTTTGTGCATGAGTGCATCAAAGTAATCCTTAAGCTGTACAAG GATCAGGAATTTGCCCCGAGCAGTGTGGCAATAGTTGGGCATTCCATGGGTGGTCTTGTTGCAAGAGCATTGCTCACTCTGAAGAATTTTAAGCCTGAACTCATAAACCTGCTCATTACACAAGCCACACCTCATGTTGCACCTGTAATGCCTTTGGACAAATATCTTACTG atttttataCAGCTGTAAACAATCATTGGATTCTAAAGGCCCAAGATTTAAGAAATTTAACTACCCTTTCTGTGGCGGGAGGATTCAGAGATTACCAAGTTCGTTCAGGACTGGCTTTTCTACCAAGATTGAGTCAACATGACAGTGCCTTATCTGTTGTG agctcagctgtgcctAGAGCTTGGGCCTCAACTGACCATCTCTCCATAGTGTG GTGCAAAGAACTGATCCTGGCTACCATTAGAGCTTTTTTTGATCTCATAGATGAAAACACAAGGCAG ATAACTGAGGATCCAAAGAAGAGAATGTCTGTATTGAATCACCACTTTGTGAGACACCCTGCAAAGATGTATGAGGAAAATCCTGAAGCTTTTACACACCTCACAG gaGCTTTCAATTGGATTACAGTCAAAGCCTCAAAATGGACTTACTCAGTTTACAAT gattctgatggaaaatatttctcatttcctCTTGCAAGCCACAGAAAATCATACAGTCATGTTTACTGTGAAAATAGTATGTTG GACACAAGTAGCTGGATTTATGGCTGCATGAACACTAATTCATCAATGTG CCTGGAAGCTGCTGATTTATCCTGGAGAGCTGAGTTACTTCCAACCACCAAG gTTGTAATGCTGAAACTCCTGGACTATCCTTCTTTGTCCCACATTGTCATTCAGGTGCCACCTGCAGTTGGCAATAAG TATACTTTGGGCTGTGAATTCTTCAAAGAGGATTCCAGAACAGTCCAGCTCCCTGTAACACACATTTTTTCATTTG GGTTTTCTTCAAGCAAAATTCTCTTAAATTCAACTGGATTACTTTACAATGTACAGCTCCAGCACTTCAGCCAG ATATATCAAGCTTTCAAAATTTATATAGACAGTCACTGCCAGTCACTCAAAG aaagaaaaccaaGTGTTTATAGACTTCATATCCCCTGGTCATATGAAGACTCAATAACTGTAGCAAA AGTTCCATCTCTTGCTGAGATTTCTGCCAAACTGCACATTGCTCAGCCCCACAGTGACAGCAGCCTTCCAGAGTTAAACATCTACTCTTCCCCAGACTGTCAGTATGAA GTAATTCTGAAGACATCACTTCTACAGGTTCTTGGGCAA ATAGTAAGGTTCCATGCTGGTGCTTTTCCAGTCTATATTGTTTCTAATATTCTTCTTACTTATGGAGGACAACTGAGCACATTGAGATCAACAG GCCAGTGTTCAGACTTCTCCCTCCAACTAGTTAGGACAGCAAAGCCCTACAAAGTAGAACCTCTTATAAGCATTGTTGTGTTTCTGCAGGG GTTTAACTGGTTTAGAGAGATATGggagtcactgtcactgccagaGGTGGATGCTGCTGTACTGAGTAGTCAGGATGCATGGTTCCCCCTTGTGTCCCTGATTCTATTTCTTTTTGGGACAGGCATTGCCTACTGGAGTGGAGTATTTTTCTCTACATCTCTGAGACTCTTCTCTTCATTATGGTTATCTCTGATTAG accTCCTGAACTTCAGAAAGATAAGTTGATTACACCCAGCAGACTCTGTGGGATGATATCTCTTGCTTTGGTTAGCTGGACCACTTGTGGTGCATTTGCTGTGCTCATTATTTATCTCCAATACTTGTTCAAG CCTGTGCACATCTTTGTGACTTCTGTCTTTCATTTCCAGGATTCAGGCCACTCAAAAGAAACTTCACAGAACTCCAGTACACACACAGTCAAAGCCCAGGGTTCAGTGGACAGCATTCCAGAAGCAACACAGTCTCCCTCCAACAGTGAAACATCTGCTGAAGCTGCTAACAGTCTTAAGATGCACACTACAGTCCTTAATTTATTCACGTGGATTGTGCTGCTCAACTTGCCATCTTTAATTTATTGGTTAAAAAACCTCAG GTACAATGTTAGGCTTGATCCTGATCCCTGTAGAACCACAGCTATTATGCTTGTATGCATCTTAAAAATCCTCATGAATTCAAGTACTTCTGAAGTGAAATCAAG TAAACTCTTGAAGATTGCAGCCAAAGTTCCACTCCCTTTGTCTGTTGCAATGCTGGCCTTTGGACGAATGCATTTATACAGAGTCCCACACTTTGTAaccttttctcttcttctacACGTGCTGTGCTGTTTTGTGTAA